In Balaenoptera acutorostrata chromosome 19, mBalAcu1.1, whole genome shotgun sequence, the following proteins share a genomic window:
- the SELENOW gene encoding selenoprotein W → MLRSGIMGVPVRVVYCGAUGYKSKYLQLKKKLEDEFPGHLDICGEGTPQVTGFFEVLVAGKLVHSKKGGDGYVDTESKFLKLVAAIKAVLAQA, encoded by the exons ATGCTCCGATCCGGAATCATGGGTGTTCCCGTCCGAGTCGTCTATTG TGGCGCTTGAGGCTACAAGTCCAAG TATCTTCAGCTTAAGAAGAAGTTAGAAGATGAGTTCCCTGGACACCTGGACATC tgcGGCGAGGGGACGCCCCAGGTCACCGGTTTCTTTGAAGTGTTGGTAGCGGGGAAGTTGGTTCACTCCAAGAAG GGAGGTGATGGCTATGTGGACACGGAGAGCAAGTTTCTGAAGCTGGTGGCCGCCATCAAAGCCGTTTTGGCTCAGGCCTGA